A genomic window from Streptococcus sanguinis includes:
- the parE gene encoding DNA topoisomerase IV subunit B, producing the protein MAKKEININNYNDDAIQVLEGLDAVRKRPGMYIGSTDGAGLHHLVWEIVDNAVDEALSGFGDRIDVTINKDGSLTVADHGRGMPVGKHAMGIPTVEVIFTVLHAGGKFGQGGYKTSGGLHGVGSSVVNALSSWLEVEITRDGNVYKQRFENGGKPVTTLKKIGTAPKSKSGTKVTFMPDDTIFSTTDFKYNTIAERLKESAFLLKNVRLSLTDARTGEEVEFHYENGVEDFVSYLNEDKETLTPVLYFEGEESGFQVQVALQYNDGYADNILSFVNNVRTKDGGTHETGLKTAITKAMNDYARKTGLLKEKDKNLEGSDYREGLAAVLSILVPEAHLQFEGQTKDKLGSPLARPAVDSIVSDKLTFFLLENGELASNLIRKAIKARDAREAARKARDESRNGKKNKKDKGLLSGKLTPAQSKNPAKNELYLVEGDSAGGSAKQGRDRKFQAILPLRGKVINTAKAKMADILKNEEINTMIYTIGAGVGSDFTLEDANYDKIIIMTDADTDGAHIQTLLLTFFYRYMRPLVEAGRVYIALPPLYKMSKGKGKSEVVEYAWTDGELDDLRRKFGKGAMLQRYKGLGEMNADQLWETTMNPDTRTLIRVTIEDLARAERRVNVLMGDKVEPRRKWIEDNVKFTLEESGEMVF; encoded by the coding sequence GTGGCAAAAAAGGAAATCAATATTAACAATTATAATGACGATGCCATTCAGGTATTAGAAGGGTTGGATGCGGTTCGCAAACGTCCGGGGATGTATATCGGATCGACCGACGGAGCTGGACTCCACCATCTGGTCTGGGAAATTGTGGACAATGCTGTCGATGAAGCCTTGTCAGGCTTCGGTGACCGGATCGATGTGACTATCAACAAGGACGGCAGTTTGACCGTCGCAGACCACGGACGTGGGATGCCAGTCGGCAAGCACGCTATGGGTATTCCTACGGTTGAGGTCATCTTCACAGTTCTCCACGCCGGCGGTAAGTTTGGTCAAGGTGGCTATAAGACCTCGGGCGGTCTCCATGGTGTAGGGTCCTCTGTCGTCAATGCCCTGTCCAGCTGGCTGGAAGTGGAAATCACGCGGGATGGGAATGTTTACAAACAACGCTTTGAAAATGGTGGGAAACCAGTCACTACGCTCAAGAAAATCGGCACTGCACCTAAGTCCAAGTCTGGGACTAAAGTGACCTTCATGCCGGACGATACGATTTTTTCAACGACTGACTTCAAGTACAACACTATTGCTGAGCGGCTGAAGGAATCAGCCTTCCTGCTCAAGAATGTCCGCCTGTCGCTGACTGATGCGCGGACTGGTGAAGAAGTAGAGTTCCACTATGAGAACGGGGTTGAAGACTTTGTCAGCTATCTCAATGAAGACAAGGAAACCCTGACTCCTGTCCTCTACTTCGAGGGCGAGGAGAGCGGCTTCCAAGTCCAGGTGGCTCTCCAGTATAACGACGGCTACGCCGATAATATCCTGTCCTTTGTCAATAACGTCCGCACCAAGGACGGCGGTACCCATGAGACGGGGCTCAAGACCGCTATTACCAAGGCCATGAACGACTATGCCAGAAAGACCGGACTTCTCAAGGAAAAGGACAAGAATCTAGAAGGATCGGACTACCGCGAGGGTCTGGCTGCTGTCCTGTCCATCCTGGTCCCTGAGGCGCACCTGCAGTTTGAAGGCCAGACCAAGGACAAGCTAGGCAGCCCTTTGGCTCGTCCGGCTGTGGACTCTATCGTCTCTGACAAGCTGACCTTCTTCCTCTTGGAAAATGGCGAGCTGGCTTCCAACCTCATCCGCAAGGCTATCAAGGCCAGAGATGCCAGGGAAGCAGCCCGCAAGGCACGTGACGAAAGCCGCAATGGCAAGAAGAATAAGAAAGACAAGGGCTTGCTCTCTGGTAAGCTGACTCCGGCCCAGTCCAAGAATCCAGCCAAGAACGAACTCTATCTGGTCGAGGGTGACTCTGCCGGTGGCTCTGCCAAGCAAGGCCGTGACCGTAAGTTCCAAGCCATCCTGCCCCTGCGCGGTAAGGTTATCAATACTGCCAAGGCTAAGATGGCTGACATTCTCAAGAACGAAGAAATCAACACCATGATCTACACGATTGGAGCAGGTGTTGGGTCAGACTTTACCCTTGAGGATGCCAACTATGACAAGATCATCATCATGACCGATGCGGACACCGATGGTGCCCATATCCAGACCTTGCTGCTGACCTTTTTCTATCGTTATATGCGCCCGCTGGTCGAGGCTGGCCGCGTCTATATTGCCCTGCCGCCTCTTTACAAGATGTCCAAGGGCAAGGGCAAGAGCGAAGTTGTTGAGTATGCCTGGACCGATGGCGAGCTGGATGACCTGCGCCGCAAGTTTGGCAAGGGAGCCATGCTTCAGCGCTACAAAGGGCTTGGTGAAATGAACGCTGACCAACTCTGGGAGACGACTATGAATCCTGATACCCGCACCCTCATCCGTGTCACTATCGAGGACCTGGCCCGCGCCGAACGCCGTGTCAATGTCCTCATGGGCGACAAGGTCGAACCACGCCGCAAGTGGATTGAGGATAACGTCAAGTTTACGCTTGAGGAGAGCGGGGAGATGGTGTTTTGA
- the plsY gene encoding glycerol-3-phosphate 1-O-acyltransferase PlsY, with translation MMNTIIGLILAYLLGSIPTGLWIGQIFFKKNLREYGSGNTGTTNTFRILGKTAGTATFAIDFLKGTAATLLPFFLHIEGVSPLVFGLLAVIGHTFPIFAGFKGGKAVATSAGVVLGFSPAFFIYLIVIFASILYLGSMISLASVLSAVIAILSALLFPLIGFILPSYDLFFTLIIISLALIIILRHKDNIQRIKQKKENLIPWGLNITHQNPEAKK, from the coding sequence ATGATGAACACGATAATTGGATTAATACTAGCATACTTACTGGGCTCTATTCCAACTGGACTTTGGATTGGGCAAATTTTCTTTAAAAAGAACCTGAGAGAATACGGCAGCGGCAATACCGGAACGACCAATACTTTCCGTATTTTGGGAAAGACGGCTGGGACAGCTACTTTTGCTATCGACTTTCTCAAAGGAACTGCAGCGACCCTGCTGCCTTTCTTTTTGCATATTGAGGGAGTTTCGCCGCTTGTCTTTGGCCTCTTGGCTGTGATTGGCCATACTTTTCCTATCTTTGCTGGCTTTAAGGGCGGCAAGGCTGTGGCAACCAGTGCCGGTGTTGTTCTGGGCTTCTCACCAGCCTTCTTTATCTATCTGATTGTCATCTTTGCCAGCATCCTCTATCTGGGAAGTATGATTTCTCTGGCAAGTGTGCTCTCAGCAGTCATCGCTATCCTATCAGCTCTGCTCTTCCCTCTAATCGGCTTTATCCTGCCCAGCTATGACCTCTTCTTCACTCTGATTATCATTTCGCTAGCCTTGATTATTATCCTCCGGCACAAGGACAATATCCAACGTATCAAGCAGAAAAAAGAAAATTTAATCCCTTGGGGCTTGAATATTACACATCAAAATCCTGAGGCTAAGAAATAA